The Mycobacterium sp. EPa45 genomic interval CGCCTTCTTCGATTCCCTGCGTCCACACCGGGCGGTGGTACTGGCCGGACTGGGCGTTATGGCCACCAACACCGAGTTACAGGAGTTGTGGTCAGGCTTCATGACGGGCTGGATCGACTACACGGCCGGATTGATCCTCCGGGAACGGGAGCGCGGTGCCGCACCCGGCACCATCCCGGCGCACGATCTGGCGACCGCGCTGAACTTGATGAACGAGCGGGTCATGGTCGCCGCCCAAGGAAGCCAACAACCGGCGCTCCCGGAGGAAGCCGCGCTGGAGGCGCTGGCCCACATCTGGATCACCAGCATCTACGGCGGGCCATCGGCCTCGGTTTGATTCCGGCTTCGCATATTGAATTCGCCGCCCGCGCGGGTGGCCCTAGTCTGGCGGCATGTCGGAGCCACGCCCAACGAGGGGTGCCACCGTTGGCAAGCTCGCGTTGTACTGCCTGCTGGCCGGTGTCTTGGTGGCCGCCATGCTGTTTCCCCTCGCAGGTGGCGCGGGGATCGTGGTCAATCACGCATCCGACGTGGCCGCGCAGGACTCCGCCGACCTGATGACGGGCGAGGTGCCCACGGTCACCACGATGGTGGACACCGCCGGAAATCCGATCGCCTGGATCTACGCGCAGCGCCGCTGGCCGGTACCCACCGACCGGATTGCCGACACGATGAAATTGGCAATCGTCTCGATCGAGGACAAGCGCTTCGCCGACCACAACGGCGTCGACGTCCAGGGCACCCTCACCGGCCTGATCGGCTACCTCAGGGGTGATCTCGACACCCGGGGCGGGTCGACGATCGAGCAGCAGTACGTCAAGAACTACAACCTGTTGGTCAACGCCCAGACCGACGCCGAGCGGCGGGCGGCGGTCGAAACGACGCCCGCCCGCAAGCTGCGTGAGATCCGGATGGCCCTGGCCCTGGACAAGGCGATCTCCAAGCCCGAAATCCTCACCCGGTACCTGAACCTGGTCTACTTCGGCAACGGGGCCTACGGAGTCCAGGACGCGGCGAAGACCTACTTCGGTATCAATTCGACCGACCTGAATTGGCAGCAGGCCGCGCTGCTCGCAGGCATCGTGCAATCGACCAGCGCGCTGAACCCGTACACCAACCCCGACGCCGCGCTCGCCCGCCGCAACGTCGTCTTGGACACGATGATCGAGAACCTGCCGGACCGGGCCGACGAGCTACGCGCCGCCCGCCGGCAGCCGCTGGGCATCCTGCCGCAACCGAACTCATTGCCGCAGGGCTGCATCGCCGCCGGGGACCGAGGCTTCTTCTGCGACTACGTGCTGCAGTATCTGGCCCGCGCGGGTCTGTCCAAGGACGATGTGGCGCGCAACGGCTACCTGATCCGCACCACCCTGGACCCGAAGGTCCAAGACAGCGTGAAGAAGGCGATCGACACCGTCGCCAGCCCGAAGCTAGACGGCGTGGCCAGCGTGATGAGTGTCATCCAGCCCGGCAAGACCAGTCACAAACTGCTCGCGATGGGCGACAACCGCGGATACGGCCTGCAGCTCGACGCCGGCCAGACCGTTCAGCCGCAGCCGTTCTCGTTGGCCGGTGATGGCGCGGGCTCGATCTTCAAGATCTTCACCACCGCCGCCGCTCTGGAGATGGGCCTGGGCATCAACGCTCAGCTCGATGTGCCGGGGTCGTTCCAGGGCAAGGGCTTGGGTACCAGCAACACGCCTGGTTGCCCGAAGGAGACCTGGTGTGTGAAGAACGCCGGCAACTACCGCAGCCCCATGAGCGTGACAGACGCGCTGGCGCAGTCACCGAACACCGCCTTCGCGAAGCTGATCCAGCAGATCGGCGTCACCCGCGCCGTGGATATGGCGGTACGGCTGGGGTTGCGCTCCTATGCCGAGCCGGGCACAGCGCGCGCCTACCAGCCCGACAGCAATGAAAGCCTGGCCGACTTCGTCAAGCGCCAGAACCTTGGTTCGTTCACACTGGGACCGTTTGAGCTCAACGCACTCGAATTGTCCAATGTGGCAGCCACACTGGCGTCTGGCGGTGTGTGGTGCCCGCCGAGCCCGGTGGACAAGATCTTCGATCGACACGGCCGTGAGGTCGCCGTCGAGACGCAGGCCTGCGAGCAGGTGGTACCCGAGGGGCTGGCCAATACCCTGGCCAACGGGCTGTCCAAGGACTCCACCGGCGGCACTGCGGCCGGTTCGGCCGGCTCGGTCGGCTGGAACCTGCCGATGTCAGGCAAGACCGGCACGACCGAATCACACCGCTCCTCAGGGTTTTTGGGATTCACCAACCAGTACGCCGCGGCCAACTACATCTTCGACGACTCCACCAACCCGGGCGGCCTGTGTTCATTTCCCCTGCGCAAGTGCGGATACGGCAACCTTTACGGCGGCAATGAGCCGGCCCGGACATGGTTCCTGGCGATGAAGCCGGTCGCCGAAGCCTTCGGCCCGGTCGTATTGCCGCCCGTCGACAAACGCTACGTCGACGGCGGCCCGGGCAGTGTGGTTCCCAGCGTCACCGGGCTGAGCTTCGATGCCGCCCGAAAGAGGTTGCGGGAAGCGGGTTTCCAAGTACCTGACCTGCCCACGCCGGTCAACAGCTACTCCTCGAAGGGTGCGGTCGTCGGGACGACGCCGTCAGGCAAGACCATCCCCGGTTCGATCATCACGATCAACACCAGCAACGGAATCCCGCCTGCGCCGCCCCCGGATCTCGGGCCGCCAACGCCTCCCCCACCGCCGGATGCCCCGCCGCCCGACGTCAACGTCATCAACATCCCCGGCCTGCCGCCCATCACGCTGCCGATGTTTCCGCCGCCGGCACCGCCGGCACCGGAACCTGCGCCGCCTCCGCCGCCGGCACCCGAGCCGCCGCCCCCGCCGCCCCCGCCGCCGGCCGACGCGCCCCCGCCGCCATAGGTTGTCGGACCGGCATGCGAACATATGTTCGTGTCCGGCGACCGGGCGACCATCCTGCACGCTGATCTCGACTCTTTCTACGCCTCGGTCGAGCAGCGCGATGACCCCACGCTGCGTGGCCGCCCGGTAATCGTGGGCGGTGGCGTGGTGCTCGCCGCCAGCTACGAGGCCAAGGCCTACGGAGTGCGCACCGCAATGGGCGGTCACCAGGCCCGCCGGCTGTGCCCCGCGGCGGTGGTCGTACCGCCGCGGATGTCTGCCTACAGCCAGGCCAGCGACGATGTCTTTGCAGTCTTCCGCGACACCACACCGCTGGTCGAACCACTCTCGGTCGACGAGGCGTTTCTCGACGTGTCCGGCTTGCGGCGGCTGGCCGGTAACCCGGTGCAGATCGGGGCGCGACTGCGCGAGGAGGTGCGCGACCGCGTCGGACTGCCCATCACGGTGGGCATCGCGCGTACGAAATTCCTGGCCAAGGTCGCCAGCCAGGAAGCCAAGCCCGACGGGCTGCTGCTGGTGCCGCCCGAGGGCGAGCTGGCATTCCTTCATCCGCTGCCGGTGCGCCGACTCTGGGGAGTGGGACCCAAGACCGCCGACAAATTGCACGCGCACGGCATCGAGACCGTCGCCCAGGTTGCCGAACTCGGGGAGACCATGTTGGCGTCGATGGTCGGCCCGGCGATGGGCCGACAGCTGTATTCGCTGTCGCGCAACATCGACCGGCGCCGCGTCGACACCGGCCGTCGCCGCCGCTCGGTCGGTGCCCAGCGGGCACTCGGCCGACGCCGGATCACGCCCACTGAGCTGGATGCCGTGGTGATCGGCCTCGTCGACCGGATCACCCGCCGGATGCGCTCGGCGCAGCGCACCGGGCGAACAGTCGTGCTGCGCTTGCGTTTCGACGACTTCACCCGCATCACCCGCTCGCATACGATGGCCCGCGCCACCGGCTCCACCGCGCCGATCCTGGCCGCCGCACGCGGTCTGGTCGCAACGGCCGAACCGCTGATCGCCGAGCGCGGCATCACGCTGATCGGGTTCGCGGTATCGAATATCGACCCCGGCGGCGCGCAGCAGCTGGAACTACCTCTCGACGGCGCGCGCCCCGAGACACTGGACCTCGACGCCGCCGTCGACCGGGTTCGGCGGCGCTACGGCAATGCGGTGCTCACCCGCGGTGTGCTGGTCGGCCGGGACCCCGGCCTGGAGATGCCGCACCTGCCGGACTAGCGAGTTGGCGCCCGTTGGCAATTAGCTTGCGGCCCAACCCAACAGCTTCTCGACCGGCCAGGTGTTGACGATCCGTTCGACGGGCACGTCGCTGTCGACAGCACGCTGCGCACCGTAGCCGAGGAAGTCCAGCTGGCCCGGTGCGTGGGCATCGGTATCGATCGAGAAGTTGCACCCGATATCCAACGCCAGCTTGAGCAGCCGGGTCGGCGGGTCACGCCGCTCGGGGCGCGAATTGATCTCTACGGCGGTGTTGTTGTCCCGGCACGCGGTGAACACCTTCTCGGCGTCGAACTTCGACTCCGGCCGCAGGCCGCGGCTACCGGTCACCAGCCGCCCTGTGCAGTGCCCGAGGACATTGACCCGAGAGTTCGTGACCGCGCGGATCATTCGCCGGGTCATCGACGGCTCGTCCATCGCCAGCTTCGAGTGCACGCTGGCGACGACGACATCGAGGCGGTCCAGCAGCTCGGGCTCCTGGTCCAGGGTTCCGTCTTCGAGGATGTCGACTTCGATGCCGGTGAGGATCCGGAAGGGCGCCATCGTCTCGCGGAGTTCGTCGATGACGTCGAGCTGATGGCGCAGCCGGTCGGGTGAGAGCCCGTTGGCGATGGTCAACCGCGGTGAGTGGTCGGTGAGCACGCAGTACTCGTGGCCCAGTGCAGCCGCGGCGGCCATCATCTCCGGGATCGGTGCCGAGCCGTCCGACCAATTCGAATGCAGATGCAGATCGCCTCGCAGCGCGGCGCGAATGTCGCCGCCACCGAGATCCTCGGCGCCGCCCCGCAACTCGACCAGCACGTCGGGTTCCTGGCCGGCCCAGGCCTGCGCGATCACCTTGGCCGTCTTCGGTCCGATGCCAGGCAGGCTCTGCCAGCTGTTGGCGCGGCCGTGCCGGTCGCGGGTCTGCTCGTCCAGCGCCTCGACGATGTCGGCGGCCTTGCGATAGGCCATCACGCGTCGGGAGTCTTCCCGCGCACGGTCCTTGTAGTACGCGATCTCACGCAGCGCGGCCACGGGGTCCATGACTCCAGTGTGCCCCGCGCGGTCCGGACGATTTGCCTGGGAGACGGGATCCGGGATACATTGGATTGAATATTTCGTCAATCCGTCAAGTGATCAATCCGAGGCTGCTTGTGCCCACCAACTTCCCCGGCGGCGGCGAGCGGCCGCTCTATGAGATCAAGGCCAACCTGTTCAAGGCGCTCGCGCACCCGGCCCGTATCCGCGTCCTGGAGATCCTGTCGGCCAGCGCCGGGCCGACACCGGTCAGCGAGATCCTCGCCGCCACCGATATCGAGCCCACGCTGCTCTCGCAGCACCTGGCAGTCCTGAAACGTCATCACGTCGTTTCGGCCGAACGCACCGGCAATGCGGTCTACTACGAACTCGCCCATCCCTCGATCCGGGATCTGCTGGTGTCCGCCCGCGGCTTCCTGGCCGACACCCTCAAGGCGCGCCATGATCA includes:
- a CDS encoding TetR/AcrR family transcriptional regulator, yielding MPAVSPARVRGRRATRPSGDDREAAILRTLEDMLGQRSFAEISVDDLAKGAGLSRPTFYFYFASKDAVLVRLFARAITASGAEVQQAATVPLDPRRAWHDGIYAFFDSLRPHRAVVLAGLGVMATNTELQELWSGFMTGWIDYTAGLILRERERGAAPGTIPAHDLATALNLMNERVMVAAQGSQQPALPEEAALEALAHIWITSIYGGPSASV
- the ponA2 gene encoding transglycosylase/D,D-transpeptidase PonA2 → MSEPRPTRGATVGKLALYCLLAGVLVAAMLFPLAGGAGIVVNHASDVAAQDSADLMTGEVPTVTTMVDTAGNPIAWIYAQRRWPVPTDRIADTMKLAIVSIEDKRFADHNGVDVQGTLTGLIGYLRGDLDTRGGSTIEQQYVKNYNLLVNAQTDAERRAAVETTPARKLREIRMALALDKAISKPEILTRYLNLVYFGNGAYGVQDAAKTYFGINSTDLNWQQAALLAGIVQSTSALNPYTNPDAALARRNVVLDTMIENLPDRADELRAARRQPLGILPQPNSLPQGCIAAGDRGFFCDYVLQYLARAGLSKDDVARNGYLIRTTLDPKVQDSVKKAIDTVASPKLDGVASVMSVIQPGKTSHKLLAMGDNRGYGLQLDAGQTVQPQPFSLAGDGAGSIFKIFTTAAALEMGLGINAQLDVPGSFQGKGLGTSNTPGCPKETWCVKNAGNYRSPMSVTDALAQSPNTAFAKLIQQIGVTRAVDMAVRLGLRSYAEPGTARAYQPDSNESLADFVKRQNLGSFTLGPFELNALELSNVAATLASGGVWCPPSPVDKIFDRHGREVAVETQACEQVVPEGLANTLANGLSKDSTGGTAAGSAGSVGWNLPMSGKTGTTESHRSSGFLGFTNQYAAANYIFDDSTNPGGLCSFPLRKCGYGNLYGGNEPARTWFLAMKPVAEAFGPVVLPPVDKRYVDGGPGSVVPSVTGLSFDAARKRLREAGFQVPDLPTPVNSYSSKGAVVGTTPSGKTIPGSIITINTSNGIPPAPPPDLGPPTPPPPPDAPPPDVNVINIPGLPPITLPMFPPPAPPAPEPAPPPPPAPEPPPPPPPPPADAPPPP
- the dinB gene encoding DNA polymerase IV; the encoded protein is MFVSGDRATILHADLDSFYASVEQRDDPTLRGRPVIVGGGVVLAASYEAKAYGVRTAMGGHQARRLCPAAVVVPPRMSAYSQASDDVFAVFRDTTPLVEPLSVDEAFLDVSGLRRLAGNPVQIGARLREEVRDRVGLPITVGIARTKFLAKVASQEAKPDGLLLVPPEGELAFLHPLPVRRLWGVGPKTADKLHAHGIETVAQVAELGETMLASMVGPAMGRQLYSLSRNIDRRRVDTGRRRRSVGAQRALGRRRITPTELDAVVIGLVDRITRRMRSAQRTGRTVVLRLRFDDFTRITRSHTMARATGSTAPILAAARGLVATAEPLIAERGITLIGFAVSNIDPGGAQQLELPLDGARPETLDLDAAVDRVRRRYGNAVLTRGVLVGRDPGLEMPHLPD
- a CDS encoding PHP domain-containing protein; this encodes MDPVAALREIAYYKDRAREDSRRVMAYRKAADIVEALDEQTRDRHGRANSWQSLPGIGPKTAKVIAQAWAGQEPDVLVELRGGAEDLGGGDIRAALRGDLHLHSNWSDGSAPIPEMMAAAAALGHEYCVLTDHSPRLTIANGLSPDRLRHQLDVIDELRETMAPFRILTGIEVDILEDGTLDQEPELLDRLDVVVASVHSKLAMDEPSMTRRMIRAVTNSRVNVLGHCTGRLVTGSRGLRPESKFDAEKVFTACRDNNTAVEINSRPERRDPPTRLLKLALDIGCNFSIDTDAHAPGQLDFLGYGAQRAVDSDVPVERIVNTWPVEKLLGWAAS
- a CDS encoding metalloregulator ArsR/SmtB family transcription factor, coding for MPTNFPGGGERPLYEIKANLFKALAHPARIRVLEILSASAGPTPVSEILAATDIEPTLLSQHLAVLKRHHVVSAERTGNAVYYELAHPSIRDLLVSARGFLADTLKARHDQLTAFDALPPVGNPR